One genomic region from candidate division WOR-3 bacterium encodes:
- a CDS encoding prohibitin family protein, with the protein MTFLSFLFFIFAVSGGISLIALKKKGPGIAVFIVFLVLSFFAQTLTVIDAGEIGLQVLFGKVLAKPMTEGLHVKNPFAKIVTYSIRLQEYTMSIAPGEGIRYNPDPITARTLDNSEVTVDITIWWSVNPDSAASIYSRVATNTDQLRDLLVRPASRAILRDVFSTYKLDECFKQRDDIRLQLLRDLSLYLNPKGIKVDNVLLRNITPPTSVDLAIQEKLSAEQQLQRREYEIAIARQDSIKRVVEAGGIASAQLIISSNLTDRYIQWNAVEAIKLLGESGNSVFYVIPTNPSSSGIPLILNSSH; encoded by the coding sequence ATGACTTTTCTATCGTTTCTTTTCTTTATTTTCGCGGTGTCCGGAGGTATTTCACTCATCGCCCTCAAGAAAAAAGGGCCTGGAATAGCCGTTTTTATAGTTTTTCTGGTGCTTTCTTTTTTCGCGCAGACTCTCACTGTTATTGACGCGGGTGAAATCGGGCTTCAGGTTCTTTTCGGCAAGGTTCTTGCAAAACCCATGACCGAAGGCCTTCACGTTAAAAATCCTTTTGCCAAGATAGTGACATACTCTATACGCCTTCAGGAATACACTATGAGCATCGCCCCCGGCGAAGGAATACGTTATAATCCCGACCCGATAACGGCGAGAACTCTCGACAACTCCGAAGTGACTGTCGATATAACAATATGGTGGTCGGTCAATCCCGATTCCGCAGCATCTATTTACTCGAGGGTAGCGACAAACACCGATCAGCTTCGCGATCTTTTAGTAAGACCTGCGTCGAGAGCAATACTCAGAGACGTTTTCAGCACGTACAAACTTGACGAGTGTTTCAAGCAAAGGGACGACATACGTCTTCAGCTTTTGAGAGACCTTTCTTTGTATCTGAATCCCAAAGGTATCAAAGTAGACAATGTCCTTTTAAGAAACATCACGCCTCCCACGAGCGTCGATCTCGCGATTCAGGAAAAGCTTTCTGCCGAACAGCAACTTCAAAGAAGAGAATACGAAATTGCCATTGCAAGACAGGATTCGATCAAGAGAGTGGTCGAAGCCGGTGGAATAGCTTCTGCGCAGTTGATAATTTCATCAAATCTCACGGACAGGTACATACAGTGGAACGCTGTCGAGGCAATAAAATTGCTCGGAGAATCTGGTAATTCGGTTTTTTACGTCATACCGACAAATCCCTCATCCTCCGGGATTCCATTAATTTTAAATTCTTCACACTGA
- the topA gene encoding type I DNA topoisomerase, whose amino-acid sequence MAKNLLIVESPTKAKTITKIVGKDFSVLSTFGHIKDMPVSRLGVDVEDNFKTIFVLNKTKLKQIVKIKESAKKADTVYIATDPDREGEAIAQHISEELPSGKSVKRLLFYEMTPKAINEAIKTPGEIDCLKVDSQNARRILDRLVGYKVSPLLWKRIKSGLSAGRVQTVALKLICERENERRKFVSQEYWDVMFVLEKDGKLVTAALSKKAGRKIKIESGKEAEKLTEQVKNNTVKVLDMTFQERKKKPKPPYTTSTLQQDAVTRLGYSASRTMMVAQKLFEGVDIENETVGLITYMRTDSVRVSPEAVSQARKFMSESGLKRLLPEKPNKYADSKKNVQSAHEAVRPTDLFKTPDSLKGKIEKDMLNLYSMIWKRFIASQCRDAVEKISTLTFSAGTDLELRASRTETVFDGFKHFFDGNGEENETEKLPDLKKGDEMKVVSEKAEQHFTQPPARFTEASLIKELDALGIGRPSTYAPIISIIVERGYVLKSNRSLSPTKLGEVVLKYLVESFPEVFNEKFTALMEERLDEIEQGKSKKETVLVEFYKPFGARMEQVKNSKITIEIPENEKICPVCGKQMALKNSRYGSFLGCTDYPKCKGKKDIFSENDNETETEIACPKCGQKMISMNGRYGKYLRCRNYPQCPTTTPYYIGVDCPHDKCRGKIAEKKSAKGRNYWTCDECKAVFWTKPISRKCPNCKSNAMLEKKTKKGTILTCPLCNAVVAPEEYMGEMSE is encoded by the coding sequence ATGGCTAAAAATCTTCTCATTGTCGAATCACCGACCAAGGCGAAAACGATAACCAAAATTGTGGGAAAGGATTTTTCAGTTCTTTCTACGTTCGGACACATAAAAGACATGCCCGTCTCAAGACTCGGTGTCGACGTTGAAGACAACTTCAAAACGATCTTCGTACTCAATAAAACAAAACTCAAGCAGATAGTCAAAATCAAGGAATCGGCAAAAAAAGCCGATACAGTTTACATAGCGACGGATCCCGACAGAGAAGGAGAGGCCATCGCTCAACACATAAGCGAAGAGCTTCCGTCAGGAAAATCGGTCAAGAGGCTTCTTTTTTACGAAATGACTCCCAAAGCGATAAACGAAGCCATAAAAACCCCGGGTGAAATAGATTGTCTTAAAGTGGACTCGCAAAACGCAAGGAGAATATTAGACAGGCTGGTCGGATACAAAGTGAGCCCGCTTCTTTGGAAACGGATAAAAAGCGGCTTGTCCGCAGGCAGAGTCCAGACGGTAGCACTCAAGCTGATTTGCGAAAGAGAGAACGAAAGGAGAAAGTTTGTCTCCCAGGAATACTGGGACGTAATGTTTGTCCTGGAAAAGGACGGAAAGCTTGTCACCGCAGCTCTCTCGAAAAAAGCCGGAAGAAAAATAAAGATAGAAAGCGGGAAAGAGGCGGAAAAACTAACTGAGCAGGTTAAAAATAACACTGTTAAAGTCCTGGATATGACTTTTCAGGAAAGGAAGAAAAAGCCCAAACCTCCGTACACTACGAGCACGCTTCAGCAGGACGCAGTCACGAGGCTCGGTTACAGCGCCAGCAGAACCATGATGGTGGCTCAGAAGTTGTTCGAAGGCGTCGATATTGAAAACGAAACTGTCGGATTGATAACCTACATGAGAACGGATTCAGTGAGAGTTTCCCCCGAAGCCGTCAGCCAAGCGAGGAAATTCATGTCTGAAAGCGGATTGAAGCGCCTTTTGCCTGAAAAACCCAACAAATACGCTGACTCCAAGAAAAATGTCCAGAGCGCGCATGAAGCTGTAAGACCGACGGATTTATTTAAAACACCGGATAGCCTGAAGGGAAAAATCGAAAAAGACATGCTCAATCTGTATTCGATGATATGGAAAAGGTTTATCGCTTCCCAATGCAGAGACGCTGTTGAGAAGATATCGACTCTGACATTTTCTGCCGGTACCGATTTGGAGTTGAGGGCTTCAAGAACCGAAACGGTTTTCGACGGATTCAAGCACTTTTTCGACGGCAACGGAGAAGAGAATGAAACAGAAAAGCTTCCTGATCTCAAAAAAGGAGACGAAATGAAAGTCGTCTCAGAAAAAGCGGAACAGCATTTCACTCAACCTCCTGCGAGATTCACGGAGGCGTCTTTGATAAAAGAACTCGACGCACTTGGCATAGGAAGGCCGAGTACTTACGCACCGATCATTTCAATAATTGTTGAACGCGGATACGTGCTGAAGTCCAACAGAAGCCTTTCTCCGACCAAACTCGGAGAAGTTGTGCTTAAGTATCTCGTAGAATCTTTTCCTGAAGTATTCAACGAAAAATTCACCGCTCTGATGGAGGAAAGGCTTGACGAGATAGAGCAGGGTAAATCGAAAAAAGAGACCGTACTCGTGGAGTTTTACAAACCCTTCGGAGCGAGAATGGAACAGGTAAAAAATTCAAAGATCACAATAGAAATTCCTGAAAACGAAAAAATATGTCCGGTATGCGGCAAACAAATGGCGTTAAAGAACAGCAGGTACGGGTCTTTCCTCGGGTGTACCGATTACCCGAAATGCAAAGGTAAAAAGGACATTTTTTCCGAAAACGACAATGAAACCGAAACTGAAATTGCGTGCCCGAAATGCGGACAGAAAATGATTTCGATGAACGGGAGATACGGAAAGTACCTGAGATGCAGGAATTACCCCCAATGCCCCACGACTACTCCTTATTATATTGGAGTTGATTGCCCTCACGATAAATGCCGGGGTAAGATAGCAGAGAA